A segment of the Lampris incognitus isolate fLamInc1 chromosome 19, fLamInc1.hap2, whole genome shotgun sequence genome:
gcatccagtaagatgaggaagatgactctctctctctctctctctttatatatataatttaaaaaaaacctttattaatccccgtggggaaattctgctctgcatttaacccatcctagctgcgtaGCTGGGAGCAGctcccatgcagcacccggggaccaaccccagttcatcttgccgtgcctcggtcaggggcacagacaggagtattaactctaacatgcatgtcttttttttatggtgggggaaaccagagcaccaggagaaaacccaccgcacacaaggggcgaacatgcaaactccacacagaggacgacctgggatgaccccggggctcgaacccaggaacttcttgctgtgaggtgacagcactaaccactgtgccaccgtgccgcccaatatacAAATCAAAGATGAAGCCATGAGGTAAGAAATTGCAGTTGCAGTTTCTACTAAGAAATTTGTGTAGCAGATCTTTATtcaccttggtgtgtttaagtgtgtcaagaGTTTtataatgatgtgtgtgtgtgtgtgtgtgtgtgtgtgtgtgtgtgtgtgtgtgtgtgtgtgtgtgtgtgtgtgtgccagtataCACAAGCCTAAGAAATTGGGTAAGAAATTGTCAAGAGTTTtataatgatgtgtgtgtgtgtgtgtgcgtgtgtgtgcgtgcatgcgtgcatgcgtgtgtgtgtgtgtgtgtgtgtgtgtgtgtgtgtgtgtgtgtgtgtgtgtgtgtgtgtgtgtgcttcccctggattgccaccttgcatgcgctaatgatcccaagagctatgctgtccggcgCTTGGCTCACCCAAGGCaggcaggtcaagggggaggttccagacgaagcgcgatccaacaaagaccccaacagtggaactggcagaagatgtcttcaggtcacaatggcagggaaggcggatgaaggctgcaacaacggtccccaatcatctttgtTCTCcaagccattggactctggccaccccctgccaagggctgtgtggtggctgcaggtgcatcagcctctccacctaAAACGCTGTCACGCGCAAGTGTCCTCCccttatgcagctccaggattggcatctacgcccacctgatgacccagagggaggacggtcatactcgacctcgaGCGGCCGCCGatgatggtgatgaagatgtgtgagtgtgtgtgtgtgtgtgcgtgtgtgtgtgtgtgtgtgtgcctatgcctATGTAGCCCCCTAAggctctctcagtttacatgcaTGTGTTGATTAGGAGAAAGCAAGCGAGCTTGTGCATGCATTGATATGAGTAAacggatttttttttgggggggggggggtttccattcACTGGactttttcaggggcccagccatttctgtgggcaggCCTGTCCATAAATGAATATATTGCGTTTGGTAATGAAGCCCTTCATATAGGCACCGAACAGTCGCTTGTTGCTAATTGTTCCCGCTATGCTCCTTAGCCTGTACTGAAGGTCTAACATCTCTAAAGAGCCATAGGAGGGCGATAAAACTCAACGTATTTCCCCAAACTTTAGcttataacatttttttttgtgttgttgttgcaaCAGATATTGCTTTCGCCTGATCCTGTAACTGATGCGATGACTCTATTTCCCCTTTGGCATTAATAAAGTTTCATTCGACCTCTATCTAATCTCTATCACTCTTAGTTTTTCTCGAACACGATCCTCCCCCCATATCATGCATGGCTGAAGGCTAGCCGGTTAGAATGATGCCTTCCTTTTCACGACTGCTTTTCATATCTATGCATGGCCCGAGTCGGCTCTTCCTCTTTCTAACACGAACGTGTGGGTGGGTGCCGGGCTGCGGCCTAGAGGGAGCTTCCTCAGCGGTTTCTAGAGGGCTGCCATCTGATACGGATGGGTGAACCTATAGGGCAGACGTTATCTCTTAGCGAGAGGTTTCCCCACATTTGGTCACCTTGTCTTCAAAACAAGACCCATGATGCTTACGGAGTCACAGCCCCCGATGGAACAAGAGCGGAGGAGATCAGATCAGCACGATCGTTTAAGTCCGTGATATGGATGTGATGTCATACCGCTTCAGTTTGCAAGTAGATGAGAGTTATTTGCGTTTTGACAAACGAGAGATTCAGTGTTGGAACCGTGCTCGTGTCGATAAATGGTGATGGCGGTGTGTGTGCACTTTGGGAAGCCCATGAAGTAACACATGTGTTGTGTTTGAAGGCAGCAGGGCCAAAACCTTCTGGCCCCTCACAtttgaaaatgggggggggggacacaacaaATTAAAAACATTTACATCGTCTTGGTCCTGATATCCTCCAGGGCCTGCTGCCTGTCAGCGCAGTGCAAAGGCTTGCATGTATTGTCTCGCCTTTCTGAGTATTATTAATAGCACCGCCTAACGAGTCAGGTTTTTTAATTCGCACATGTAGGAATTCTCTGCCTGCCACATCTGAAGACTATATTCCCTCTGATCATCCTGGTATGTGTGGAGTCATGACACCATGTCTAGTGTCAGTCACATGTCAGTCCTCTATGTCCCCCCTTTCATCTTCTTCTCTGTAACCAcattattattaacattattattattagtactaGTAGCAAGTCATTTATAAACACTGTCGCCATTTAATATCGAATAGTATTTGCAGACATTACATGTGAAATGTAATGAAACAGTTTCGTAAAACAACTGGATGTATGCCACAACGTACATATAGAGGGTAAGATTTGCACAAACTATATACAAGGTGCCCATACAGCAGCAGCCAGCCTTCCAACCTTTGGGCATTTGAGTTTTTTCCAACTTCAGCCTCATCATCAAATGCTTATTTTTGTATCCTatttgttgatgtgtgtgtgtgtgtgtgtgtgtgtgtgtgcgagagggagagagtttgtgtgtgagagagagagagagagagtgtgtgtgtgtgtgtgagagagagagagtgtgtgtgtgtgtgtgtatgtgagacacagagagagagagagagagagggcgagagagagtgtgtgagagagggcatgtgtgtgtgagtgagagagcgagagagagagagagtttgtgtgtgtgtttgtgtgtgtgtgtgtgtgtgtgtgtgtgtgtgtgtgtgtgtgtacagggacCACACACGTATTGTCCAAAGCAGGTCCAGACTTCAGTCATCCTGATACTTTGCAGTCCTCAACAGAGTTTTCTCTCTAATTTCCACCCATTTCTAGATAAAGGGAGACTGATGACTATACCGAGATGAATGAATAGttaaagagaaagggggggggtgagcaagagagcaagagatggaacgagagagagagagagagagagagagagagagagagagagagagagagggaagaactCCAAACAAGTTTCTCTTGCCCACGCTCCACTCAGCAAGTTTCCCTCGGTTAACCTCTGTCCTTTCCGTTACTGGTTATCAGTGACCTTTGCCGACACATCTGAGGGAGGAGTCAGCGGGTTTCCACCAGTTGTAGAGCTGCAGATCAAGACGGGTGTTGAAGCAGAAAGCCTTGTCGTATGAATACCTTCTCTGATGCCCTTACATGAGTGACCCGGGTGTTGTGCTTGCCATTCTGTTATATATCATGGTGGAAAGGTCACCCCAACTCAGTGTGCAACCTGTCACAGCAAGACGGCTTTGCTGGAGGACAGCAAGCTACAGGCTGAAAGTGAAACATCATTTCATTTTGAAATAGTGAAATTTTCAGCATCCCTTTTTTCGCTCTGGATCAAATCTCCCCCGTTGCGAAATGACACTGAAGATAATAATGACTTCAAGTAATCTGGAAAAACACACTCAGCATTGGTCTTCCATTTTATTGACAGCATGACATAATGGTACATCAATGCAACATTCATACATCAGCCACTTTCAGTACTTACACAAATAAGGATGCCAGAAATAAAATTTTTTGCACAAGCCATAATGCTTTACATTCACAGGATGTACATTTATTATATGCAGCCTATAAAAACTGTAATTTGCACAGCAATTACGATGATAATATTATTAAAATTCCTCAGGAATGTACTCAATATAGTTCATGAAGAACTACATATGAAATCATACAATTTGCACAGTGCACACATATTCTCACATAAGTTTTACAGTTTTAATGATAGAAAGGACAAATGTGTCTGAATCATAATGCCTAAAATCCACATTTCCTTGACAAGCAAACTTGTACAACATGTAGCGACATATTGGTTTATTGTCATTGCAATAAATTATTCACAAAACATCATTATAGTAAGTAACCAGCTAAAAATACAAAGGAAATGTAACACAAAGATGCTGAACGCCACATCTGTTTCAACTACTGTCCCGCAGTGTTGTTATAACTCTGTCTTTGACTTTTAAGAAGTCACTCCTCCGTCCATTGCAAAAACAACGAGAGCCTTTCTCCATCCCTTCAGTATGCGAATGTTTTCCAGATGCTCACAGCTGGTCACCAAGTGACTATCATCATGCCGGGTGATTCAGTCAGTCCTCTGACAGTAATGAGTCAGCCATGTTAACACAGGCGGCTCATACTGAATTAAAGCATGGCTTCATTTATACTTTATCCGTGTCAGACGTTAGCCGTGCTCAGCTGTTAGCCATATTCTGTGTCAGGGGGTCCTCGCACGAGATTAAAGTAGCCCGCCATGGCGCCCAGGTCAATGTACAGGGAGCCCTTTCTCCTCATGTGACCGGAGTCCTCTGAAAACAGGGAAGATTCTGCAGAAGAGACAAAAGGAGGCGTAAATAcatttgtgcgtgtgcatgtgtgagccTGTGTGCAAACCTGGGTGCATGCAAAGGTGTGTGTATGATCGAGTGCATGCCAAACCTAGAGTATGAGTGCTTCCAAATAAGCGTGAGCTCACAAAGAACATTACAGGGAAATTCCACCTCTAATAATCTGCACATCCGGTACCTGCTGGTGGTCTATGCAGTCTTTTAAAACTATAACCGCTTTGGTGCAATTCATTTTGATAGCGAAATAGATGTTATCCTGCCAAGACAGTTGTCTAAATGCACAAGTGTGCATTGTGCGAGAGTTTCTCAATGGTAGagattagaaaacaaacatcTTTGCCCATCAGCCTCGTAGTTCTTCTGCCATCCACTGACATCAATGGATGGCGGAAGTAAGCCAGTCGGCTATAGCGGATTACGGCGATACAGACAATAGTGGAAGAAGTATTATTAATAGATGGAGATAAGGTGTAAAATTGGCAAAACCGCCCTTTCACCAGTTGCATTCCTGAATGCATGTGCACCACCGTATAAAGTGTAAATAATTGTTAAATCTGATAGCGTAGGTTTTGCAGCAAGTCTTACCCTGTGTGGTGTCTGGCTGCTGGCTGTGCTGGCGTAGCATTGGGTGGTTGGGCTCCCCCAGAGCCGAGTCCAGGCTCCAGCAGCGTGGCTGCTCCTCCCTGGGAGGGTTGATGGCCTCATCCCTCAGCAACTCAGTGGCTGAGCTGCGCAGAGCAGGGTTCCTTTCCAGGGCCCGCCCCAGGAAGGAGCGCATGACTGGGCTGCAGTCCTCCGCTATGTCCTCTAGAGGAGGTGCCTGCTTGTGGATCTGGTGGGAGAGGATCATTAGGAAATAACTAAGGGCAAAGTCCAAAATGTAACCATAACATGAGGATGTGAGACTGAGGCGCTAGTTACATCGGCactggtaaaaaaataaaaaaataaaataaagtcaagacacacaaagaaagaacaaaaaataGCTCAGGTCAAATTTCTCTTTAACTTTCTCTTCTACCACTCATTTATTTATAAATACTCAGAGACTACAGTGGCTCCCAAAAACAAGGCTGAATGTGGTGAAAAGGGAGCAAGTTAAGCTGTGGCTGCAAAGCAAAGCACGTAGAAGAGAGTTAAGCCTCTAAACAGCAGTTCCCCGTGACAGCAGTTTCATGAGGAAGTGAATAACAGTGCTTCAAAACTAGTGACAGATAGCCACTTCAAAACCAGAAACAGGACTTGAAATCGAGCTCCCGCCCATGTCATGGGAGAAACTCTAAAGAACGAAACGGAAGCGACGGCTGAGTGGGCCGCGCGGACATGTGCTGCAAGCCTCATGTTAAGCCTTCGCTATCTCATGACAATCTTGACCGTGGAAAGGCAAAATAACGTCAGACTTTTAGGTATGTGTGAACAAACTAAGGCGTGGTCGAGAGCTTCCTCGGAATTTgtttcattacacacacacacacacacacacacacacacacacacacacacacacacacacacacacacacacacacacacacacacacacacacgaggaatCATCATGAGGCATTTGTCCTGAGCGTGTCAGAGTTGGGACTGAGCTTGTGCTGCAGGAACAGCTGACTGCCAAGATGCTGCTGTTCGCCGTTCTCTTCTAAACCCAAGCGTGTAAACCAAAGCACCAAATAAGGCATGGAGGAGAGCGCAGCGATACAGCTTGTTAACCGTTTATTTGCGATGCAACGAAACCACAAATCATCTTATCTTTACTTGTAAACAAGTCGGCAAACCTTCTGTGTGACGATACCTATCAATACCGGACATGATTTCAACATCGGCCCAGATAACTTCACCAAACCGTTTTctactgggaaaaaaaaaaaactgtcgcgCTGCATCACATTAGTGACGTAATGAATAAGAGGAGTCtgatgtcagagagagagaaaaaaaagggggttcAGCGGTTTAGAAATGACAAGTGTAACGCTGCAGATTTCAGGAATCGAGTCACAGGCATGAGGAGCAAAGTCATTCATGACTCACTTTTGCACTAACAGATACACGTAGCTGTACATCGAAGAACGGCGAAATTGTCTTTGAAGGGTTTTTAAGAAGCAGAAAATAGctgcacaaagaaaaaaaaaacagagaacaaaggaaGCAACGTTTTAACCGCTGGATAATGAGTTTATTCCAGATTGCAAACGGAGCAAGCCACGAGGACGGCAACACCATCAGAGAGCTACGTACAGTCAGTCCTCTTGTAGAGTATGCATGTACAGTAGTGCTATGTACTTACGATATAGAGGTAGGATGGGTAGGCAGTGCGTGGGTATCTCTTGACCCAGGGGGGGCTACCCGTCTGCATGTGGATGATGGTGGTACCCAGACTGTAGATGTCGGTCTTGGTGTTATGCCCCCGACACAAGACCACCTCGGGACTCATATACATCTAGGAGAAAACAAATGAAGCGTCGCGATAACATGTTATTCACAGGAGTCAATTAGCTCTTATCTAATTGCAGAGCAGAGTGGAAGATAAAGTTGTTTTGGAGAGCAGGTCCCTCTTTTAATGTTTACAGTGGGTTAAATTTGTTGACAGTAAACAAGCGGCAAGAAAACTCAGGTGATGAGCTGCCCCTTCTCAAGCAGGTCTTTTTAATGCAGcaatatcaacaacaacaaatgtgaCATTTAGACCTGCCAAGTATTAGGGAAGCTGGGGGCAATTTGGAAATGCAGTGACTCATGCAAGGCAAAAGAGTAAACACACTAACAGAGgtcaacactctctctctctttctcactcctgGAAATTCCAGCCTGCTATCCCATATAGATGTTAGACTGAGTAGCCCAGGATTGCTAACTGTCTATTTGCAAGCTCTTTCTCCCATTATTATTACTTCTGGGTGTCTGCCCTGGGACTTTCCAAGCCACAAGGGGCCCCCGGACACACATATgtgtgcctgcacacacacacacacacacacacacacacatacactttctctctctctctctctctctctctctctctctctctctctctctctctctcacacacacacacacacacacacacacaaaaactctctctgacacacacacacacacacacacacaatctctctctctctctctgtctgtctgacacacacgaACAAAGGTCAAGACCGAGTGGATATGGAAGAGGTAGCACTGGGGAGAATGGGTCATGAGAGAGCTCTTAAATCATCTTGACATCTCGACTTTTTACCAAATATGGATAACAACCACATCAGAAATATAATTATGTTATtaagaaatacatttaaaaacaaattgtTATGACCGCCATATCATCAATATTTGATAGGTCTGTGGATGCGCTAATGCCTTTCGTTAATGTTTAGCTCGCTCAGAAGAATGGTTTCTGGCAAAGTGGCAGACAAGATCTAACAAGTCTTCGGATGAAGACCCCGACTGTTCCTTATAACCTGACTCAAGAATCAAAAGAAAGCTAATATGCTTGAGGACACCATTTCAAATTCAAAGGCAAACAACTGCATGACTATTGCACTGACTGCAGAAAATGGTTAAAAATACATTACACATGCAGGGTTTGATTGCATGTAATGAGCATGCAACTATCACATGGATGTAGAGTGACTGCAGCAGATTACAGGGGTTTCTCTCACCTCTGTTCCCCGTAGGTCCCTTGGCATGTATTGCTCCTCTGTCATCTGTACTGTCAGGCCAAAGTCAACCAGCACTGCCTTGTCTGACATCAGGACAATGTTACTGGctaaaaagaaaggaaaatgaTGGATTTAGACAATATTCAACTGTGTCACAGAAGCACAGCATCAGAAATCAGAATATCAGAAAAGAGATGCTGCTACTCTCGTTACAAAGGCCAGAATGTGAGGGAATATCCACTCTTGTACATGAATACAATTACCCCTTTCTCAGCCGGGCGGCTTAGTATGACTGCACTCTATTTGTATGAGCTCACTGAGGTAAAACTGCATATTTTGACTGAAGGCAGGAGGCACTGAGGATTCCAGCGGCACGTTAGCAGGCTGGGCCACAAAGCTGACCATTATCGTAAGTCATTTGCCACTCAGCACCCTACATTTAACCCTCCTTCAAAGAGGGAGCATGGGAAGGAGGAGAAATTGGGCTGGAATTTCCAGACACCAAACAGCATTTTGGTCATGACGGGCAAACAGACAGCTCAAGAAAATGCTTTGATCCTAGGGGTTGGAAACGACATCAAACCTCAGCCGCGCTAACTCAACCTTACTAGCTTCCTGTGCTTCGTCTTTATCAGTAATTGCCAGATTTGGCCAACATGTCCTCACTACCTGCAAACACTTCAGCTTCCTCCTGGGGCCTCATAATAGTAAACGTAAAGGGGGGCAGCTATCGTTTTTATCTGGCATACTGAAAAACATATTGCAAAAGACTGCTTCTCGTGGTTGTGGTCTGTTTGGCCTACTGAACGTCTTCCTGCCAGTCATTTGAAAAGGTTTAACAGGAACTACCAGAAACGCTGCCCCTGGCCACATTTGATGGTAAATGGTTTAAAAGCTGTCATCACATAATCTCCTGGACCATCAGTACCAGCTAATTTTAGACAAAGCAATGTTGACGGGGGGAAAAAAGCATTTAAAGGAATGTCGCTTCTGTGCTTACGTTTGATGTCATGGTGAATGATGTTGTGAGAGTGCAGGAACTCCAGGCCTCGGAGAACCTGCTTGGTCACCCAGATGACCTCAAACTCCCTCATTGGCCCACAGCTGTCCAGCTTCTCCAGAACTGAGCCACCTTCACCTGCTTCCATGAACAGGTGGACGTGTTGGTCCCACATTAAAGCGCCATAGAGTTCGGCAATGTTCTCGTGGCGGAAGCGGGCCTGGATCTCTACATCGGCGGCTTTGAAGTTCTCCATAGGGATCTTTTAGAATCATAAAGATGTGAATGAGAAACCAATCCAAAATCCTTTAAAAGTGCTCCGAGATTCAAAGCATGTTTGTTATATGGCAGACGACTTTCAGTGAGCCCTCATACATAAATGAGTATGATGACTCTGCTGAGTAACGGTGTTAGTAATCCTCTATTTGCAGCTGTGTGGTGAAGCATCATAGATATATTTtaggcagaggacaagaagacacTCCTATCTTGCCAGTCATATTTTTCCAGCATTGGAAATATTATACACACCACTCCTCTCTCTTGGTGAATATAACCAAAGAAGGATAGATAGGAATTGAAATAGAATTCAACTAAATCAATTAACTTTGCATTAAAAGTTTACCAGGGAGTCCGACTATATTGCTGGTATAAAAGCACAATATATCAAATGAACAAAAAGCTAAAAGGCTGTTATGATTTAATACAGGCAGCTGCATCTGAATGAGCTGCTCCAGGGGGTTTGATAAGTTTCTGTTCAGTGACCTTAGACAGCTTGTCATACTTTCCATTTCTGGTTGCTTCAAAGGTTTTGTAAGCTAGCTATTGAGAAAAGGCTCAGAGAGAAAAACTGTTACTCACTTACAAAATATGGTCAATAGGCCAAACATATCATTGGTCCACAGGCCAAACATGTACACATAATATCATGTTGACGTCAATACTCTTTGTGAAAGAGTAGGACATAGTAGGAATGGTTTATGTAAACAACAGCGCTTGCCAAGTAAAATTCTTGGCACCTAAGCTGAGACTTTCGAGAAATGTGGGCTGCATTCCAAACATTGCCGGGCAAGCCTTACCAGTTTGCATGCCATTCTCTTCCTGGTTTTAGTGTCCTGAGCCAGGTGGACTTTCCCAAAGGCACCCTTTGGCACAAGACTGGAGCCAGGATTCTTGTAGGTCAACTTCCATGGAAAAAGGACCACTTCAATATCGACCTGGTAGCGCCCATTCTTGATAGCCATATCTTTCTGCAAACAAGGGACAGTTTAAAAAAAAGGCTGCTCAGAATAAAACACTGCTAAGCCAAAGTATAAATGCAGAGAAAGGCATGCTAAGACAGACAAGGAATTAGTGTCTTCATCAAGCCTTCCAGCCAAGTGAAGggctgaaacgggggggggggggggtgtggtttCTGTATTGCATTAAGCTCTCACCTTATTCAGCAGGACTCCCATCTCCTCAGGCAGGTGCTGCAGCGCAATTCGCTGCATATCAGAGATGCGGTTGACAAAAGACAGGAGGTCCGACACGGTCCCATACCTCACACCACCATCTTCACCACCGGGACCGTTCTCCTGACTCCCCAAGCCTTCTAACTTCTCCAAGTCCCCTGCCTCTTCCAtctcttccatctcctcctgggAGAAACCTTCTTCAAATGACAagcctccctcttcctccctttccTCTCCGTCCTCGATGTGATAGAGGGTCTCCACGG
Coding sequences within it:
- the map3k8 gene encoding mitogen-activated protein kinase kinase kinase 8, which gives rise to MNSPTTVSLQGWEDKSSDKMEYKYDTGLELLLAHMNIEDILNAVETLYHIEDGEEREEEGGLSFEEGFSQEEMEEMEEAGDLEKLEGLGSQENGPGGEDGGVRYGTVSDLLSFVNRISDMQRIALQHLPEEMGVLLNKKDMAIKNGRYQVDIEVVLFPWKLTYKNPGSSLVPKGAFGKVHLAQDTKTRKRMACKLIPMENFKAADVEIQARFRHENIAELYGALMWDQHVHLFMEAGEGGSVLEKLDSCGPMREFEVIWVTKQVLRGLEFLHSHNIIHHDIKPSNIVLMSDKAVLVDFGLTVQMTEEQYMPRDLRGTEMYMSPEVVLCRGHNTKTDIYSLGTTIIHMQTGSPPWVKRYPRTAYPSYLYIIHKQAPPLEDIAEDCSPVMRSFLGRALERNPALRSSATELLRDEAINPPREEQPRCWSLDSALGEPNHPMLRQHSQQPDTTQESSLFSEDSGHMRRKGSLYIDLGAMAGYFNLVRGPPDTEYG